A part of Halobaculum sp. MBLA0143 genomic DNA contains:
- a CDS encoding DNA-directed RNA polymerase subunit K, producing MSGSQRYNRYEKARILGARALQVAYGAPVLVETDQSEPILIAAEEYDAGVLPFTVRREGQ from the coding sequence ATGAGCGGGAGCCAGCGCTACAACCGGTACGAGAAGGCGCGGATCCTGGGCGCGCGGGCACTCCAGGTGGCGTACGGTGCGCCGGTGCTGGTCGAGACGGATCAGAGTGAGCCCATCCTGATCGCCGCCGAGGAGTACGACGCGGGCGTACTCCCGTTCACCGTCCGACGGGAGGGACAATGA
- a CDS encoding DNA-directed RNA polymerase subunit N, producing the protein MMIPVRCFTCGNVIGDDWEAFKERAREGEEDPGEVLDELGVDRHCCRRMMVSHTDLVDVVSPYQ; encoded by the coding sequence ATGATGATCCCGGTCCGGTGTTTCACGTGCGGCAACGTCATCGGTGACGACTGGGAGGCGTTCAAGGAACGAGCGCGCGAAGGCGAGGAGGACCCCGGCGAGGTGTTGGACGAGCTGGGCGTCGACCGACACTGCTGTCGGCGGATGATGGTCAGCCACACGGACCTCGTCGACGTGGTGAGTCCGTACCAATGA
- a CDS encoding 50S ribosomal protein L13, whose translation MSVAELDADVVVDARDCILGRVASKVAQRALDGETIAVVNAERAVVTGNEESTLETFRKRREIGSDRGPAYPRRPDGIFKRSIRGMLPHKKTRGREAFSQVRVYVGNPYADDDDFETEVLEGTSLDRLSNINFTTLGAVSEDLGANVTW comes from the coding sequence ATGAGCGTCGCAGAACTCGACGCGGACGTCGTCGTCGACGCCCGCGACTGTATCCTCGGCCGTGTCGCGTCGAAGGTGGCTCAGCGCGCGCTGGACGGCGAGACCATCGCGGTGGTCAACGCCGAGCGCGCGGTCGTCACCGGCAACGAGGAGTCGACGCTGGAGACGTTCCGGAAGCGTCGGGAGATCGGCTCCGACCGGGGGCCAGCGTACCCGCGGCGTCCGGACGGGATCTTCAAGCGATCGATCCGCGGGATGTTGCCGCACAAGAAGACCCGTGGTCGGGAGGCGTTCTCCCAGGTTCGGGTGTACGTCGGCAACCCGTACGCGGACGACGACGACTTCGAGACGGAGGTGCTGGAGGGCACCTCGTTGGATCGACTGTCGAACATCAACTTCACCACCCTCGGTGCGGTGTCCGAGGACCTGGGAGCCAACGTCACATGGTAA
- a CDS encoding DNA-directed RNA polymerase subunit D, translating into MTDEFDVSFVTREDRSARVLIRGLTPATANGVRRAMIADVPTFSIDTVRFVENSSVMFDEMVGLRLGLVPLTTPLDDYEAGDTVTLALSEEGPGTAYSGDLETADDLVQPADDDIPVVELKEGQRLEFEADAVLDTGKEHAKHQGGVAVGYRHLQRVEVVGDREEFDDPDPQILRGVIETEDGEIVHTDEFGNDLTERYPGKEVRVEDVPGAFVFHVESDGSVPVEELMLRAVDSIRDRADELADAVAV; encoded by the coding sequence ATGACAGACGAGTTCGACGTGTCGTTCGTCACGCGCGAAGATCGCTCCGCCCGGGTGTTGATCCGGGGGCTGACGCCAGCGACGGCAAACGGCGTCAGACGGGCCATGATCGCGGACGTGCCGACGTTCTCCATCGACACGGTGCGGTTCGTGGAGAACTCCTCGGTGATGTTCGACGAGATGGTCGGGCTCCGGCTCGGGTTGGTGCCGCTCACCACCCCGTTGGACGACTACGAGGCCGGCGACACGGTGACGCTGGCCCTGAGCGAGGAGGGGCCGGGAACCGCCTACTCCGGCGACCTGGAGACGGCAGACGACCTGGTCCAGCCTGCGGACGACGACATCCCGGTCGTCGAACTGAAGGAGGGACAACGGCTGGAGTTCGAGGCCGACGCGGTGCTCGACACCGGGAAGGAACACGCCAAACACCAAGGTGGTGTCGCGGTCGGCTACCGACACCTCCAACGGGTCGAGGTCGTCGGCGACCGCGAGGAGTTCGACGATCCGGACCCGCAGATTCTGCGGGGCGTGATCGAGACGGAAGACGGGGAGATCGTCCACACGGACGAGTTCGGCAACGACCTCACGGAGCGGTACCCGGGCAAGGAGGTCCGGGTGGAGGACGTGCCGGGGGCGTTCGTGTTCCACGTGGAGTCGGACGGCTCCGTCCCCGTCGAGGAACTGATGCTCCGTGCGGTCGACAGTATCCGTGACCGCGCGGACGAGCTGGCAGACGCAGTCGCAGTATGA
- a CDS encoding 30S ribosomal protein S4, translating to MTTGESTKRYETPNHPYQEDRIAQESELLGRYGLQNKEELWRAQSELRNYRREARRLIGEAQGDLDVAAEAGGEFVESLQRTGILDETDAISDVLSLDETDVLERRLQTVVYRQGLANTPQQARQFVVHGHVTVDGARVTRPGYQVRVHEEDSVAFDETSPLEDELHPERAEGQ from the coding sequence ATGACGACTGGTGAGTCCACCAAGCGGTACGAGACGCCGAATCACCCGTACCAGGAAGACCGGATCGCACAGGAGTCGGAACTCCTGGGCCGGTACGGCCTACAGAACAAAGAGGAGCTGTGGCGTGCTCAGTCGGAGCTGCGGAACTACCGACGGGAGGCGCGACGGCTGATCGGCGAGGCCCAGGGTGACCTGGACGTCGCCGCCGAGGCGGGCGGCGAGTTCGTCGAGAGTCTCCAGCGGACGGGGATCCTCGACGAGACGGACGCCATCTCCGACGTGCTGTCGTTGGACGAGACGGACGTGCTGGAGCGCCGTCTCCAGACGGTCGTCTACCGACAGGGGCTGGCGAACACGCCCCAGCAGGCGCGACAGTTCGTCGTCCACGGGCACGTCACGGTCGACGGTGCCCGTGTCACGCGACCGGGGTACCAGGTCCGGGTCCACGAGGAGGACAGCGTGGCGTTCGACGAGACGAGCCCGCTGGAAGACGAGCTCCACCCGGAGCGCGCGGAGGGACAATAG
- a CDS encoding GAF domain-containing protein yields MSLGVDEAAKLESLHVAASEITAATTTDAVYETAVSAAEEVLDFDVCGVFVHEDGQLVPVAQTDPSASLETFDDTVGVLGHTYQTGESVLAEDVQGHETSAPADETFRSGVSVPIGDTGVLQAISTEENYYDETDLELAELLAIHVREAVTRIRSERDLRESKRKIQRLHVVATSLESCTEVESLLSEAVRAADEVLEFDWCLLARQEQGAFVVEAASEQTPMAAGEEMFSADAGISGWVVDAGESALVDDTRTHPIATPAHESFRSGLVVPVGDEGVFAAVADRCGAFDEQDLELAELLAASVGAARARIEARAALQRRQADLDLLKDVYSRVLRHNLRNDLNVIRGAAAEAGDAGPERTGTLLDTIQRTADRLAATSDRARQIKRVIDRTDPIREIDLRRAVWPVVRRLREAVPAATIRTDLSQGLCVRAHRDLPLAVRCLAENGIHHNEGDATVEVTARRSGSVVELRVTDDGPGIPDHERTAIEASRETDLEHGSGAGLWLARLVVDRSDGRLRFAETETGTTVVAELPAADGDEGT; encoded by the coding sequence ATGAGCCTCGGCGTCGACGAAGCGGCGAAGCTGGAGTCGCTCCACGTCGCCGCCTCGGAGATTACGGCCGCGACGACGACGGACGCGGTGTACGAGACGGCCGTGTCGGCCGCCGAGGAGGTGCTAGACTTCGACGTGTGTGGGGTGTTCGTCCACGAGGACGGACAGCTCGTCCCCGTCGCACAGACGGATCCGTCGGCGTCGTTAGAGACGTTCGACGACACGGTGGGTGTGCTGGGCCACACCTACCAGACGGGAGAGTCTGTGCTCGCCGAGGACGTACAGGGACACGAGACGTCCGCCCCGGCAGACGAGACCTTCCGGTCGGGGGTGTCCGTCCCGATCGGCGACACGGGGGTGCTCCAAGCCATCTCGACGGAGGAGAACTACTACGACGAGACCGACCTGGAGCTGGCGGAGCTGTTGGCGATCCACGTCCGTGAGGCGGTGACGCGTATTCGGTCGGAGCGGGACCTCCGGGAGTCGAAACGGAAGATCCAACGGCTCCACGTCGTCGCCACGTCGCTGGAGTCGTGTACGGAGGTGGAGTCGTTGCTGTCGGAGGCGGTGAGGGCCGCAGACGAGGTGTTGGAGTTCGACTGGTGTCTGTTGGCTCGCCAGGAGCAGGGGGCGTTCGTCGTCGAGGCGGCCTCGGAACAGACGCCGATGGCGGCGGGCGAGGAGATGTTCTCGGCGGACGCGGGAATCTCGGGGTGGGTGGTCGACGCCGGGGAGTCGGCACTCGTCGACGACACTCGAACTCACCCGATCGCCACGCCCGCCCACGAGTCGTTCCGGTCCGGCCTGGTCGTCCCCGTCGGCGACGAGGGGGTGTTCGCGGCTGTCGCCGACCGGTGTGGCGCGTTCGACGAACAGGATCTGGAGCTGGCGGAGCTGTTGGCGGCGAGCGTCGGGGCTGCGCGGGCGCGGATCGAGGCCCGGGCGGCGCTCCAGCGCCGGCAGGCGGACCTGGATCTGTTGAAAGACGTGTACTCGCGGGTGTTGCGGCACAACCTCCGGAACGACCTGAACGTGATCCGCGGGGCGGCGGCGGAGGCCGGCGACGCGGGCCCGGAGCGGACGGGGACGCTGTTGGACACGATCCAACGGACGGCCGACCGGCTGGCGGCGACGAGCGACCGGGCCCGCCAGATCAAACGGGTGATCGACCGGACGGACCCGATCCGGGAGATCGACCTGCGGCGGGCAGTTTGGCCCGTGGTGCGGCGCCTGCGGGAGGCGGTGCCGGCGGCGACGATCCGGACGGATCTGTCCCAGGGACTGTGCGTGCGGGCCCACAGAGACCTCCCGCTGGCGGTGCGGTGTCTCGCGGAGAACGGGATCCACCACAACGAGGGGGACGCGACCGTGGAGGTGACCGCGAGGCGGAGTGGGTCGGTCGTGGAACTTCGGGTGACGGACGACGGTCCGGGAATTCCGGACCACGAGCGAACGGCGATCGAGGCCAGCAGGGAGACCGACCTCGAGCACGGCAGCGGCGCGGGGCTGTGGCTGGCCCGGTTGGTCGTCGACCGGTCGGACGGTCGGCTGCGGTTCGCCGAGACGGAGACGGGGACGACGGTCGTGGCGGAGTTGCCGGCAGCCGACGGCGACGAGGGGACGTGA
- a CDS encoding ABC transporter ATP-binding protein, producing MTEVSKRYGEVTAVDGVSFSVSVGEAFGLLGPNGAGKSTTLDVLIGFAEPTDGDVVVAGHDVTESPAEARGEMGIVPEDCGVYDRLTAEEHVRLAARAKDVAVDPGRLLRLVGLDQIAWSRPAGEYSKGMAQRLRLAVALVGDPAVLVLDEPLSGLDPSGVSEITSLVSDLRDDGTAVVFSSHNLPYVEEVCDRVGILNSSEFVGVEDLSARRQQPEELAVSTSGAVDEAVAAVESVSEVTSTVVRDDEVRITVTDPAAKAEAIARAQSQAQVNDVRTGTSSVEDVFSLYTEQQREESNTGDRTDREEVTAV from the coding sequence ATGACCGAAGTGTCGAAGCGGTACGGTGAGGTCACCGCTGTCGACGGTGTCTCCTTCTCTGTCTCGGTCGGTGAGGCCTTCGGGTTGCTCGGGCCGAACGGCGCCGGAAAGTCCACGACGCTAGACGTTCTGATCGGGTTCGCCGAGCCGACGGACGGTGACGTGGTCGTCGCCGGGCACGATGTGACGGAGTCACCAGCCGAGGCGAGAGGTGAAATGGGTATCGTTCCAGAGGACTGTGGCGTCTACGATCGACTGACTGCCGAGGAACACGTTCGGCTGGCTGCACGGGCGAAAGACGTAGCAGTCGATCCGGGTCGGTTGCTCCGACTGGTCGGCCTGGACCAGATCGCTTGGTCGCGGCCTGCCGGAGAGTACTCGAAAGGCATGGCACAGCGACTCAGGCTAGCGGTCGCACTCGTCGGAGATCCGGCAGTGCTCGTGCTCGACGAACCGCTTTCTGGGCTTGATCCGAGCGGCGTTTCGGAGATCACGTCGCTAGTGAGCGATCTCAGAGACGACGGGACCGCCGTCGTCTTCTCCAGTCACAATCTTCCGTACGTGGAGGAGGTGTGCGACCGCGTCGGTATCCTGAACAGTAGTGAGTTCGTCGGGGTCGAAGATCTCTCTGCCCGCAGACAGCAGCCGGAGGAACTGGCCGTGTCGACGAGCGGAGCGGTCGACGAGGCGGTGGCCGCAGTCGAGTCGGTCAGCGAGGTCACCTCGACAGTCGTGAGAGACGACGAAGTTCGAATCACCGTCACCGATCCCGCGGCGAAGGCCGAAGCGATTGCCAGAGCCCAGTCACAGGCTCAGGTGAACGACGTTCGAACGGGAACCTCCTCCGTTGAAGACGTGTTCTCACTGTACACTGAACAACAGAGAGAGGAGTCGAACACCGGTGACAGGACTGATAGAGAGGAGGTGACCGCAGTTTGA
- a CDS encoding 30S ribosomal protein S9, with product MVTNTSGKKKTAVARATVRDGEGRVRIDSTPVELVEPEQSRLKMLEPFRVVDDDLREDVDIDVTVNGGGFSGQADAARTAIARGLVQHLSDAELRDAFMSFDRSLLVNDDRQSEPKKWGGPGARARYQKSYR from the coding sequence ATGGTAACGAACACGTCGGGCAAGAAGAAGACGGCCGTCGCTCGTGCCACCGTTCGGGACGGCGAGGGGCGTGTACGTATCGACTCCACGCCAGTGGAGCTGGTCGAGCCGGAGCAGTCACGGCTGAAGATGCTGGAGCCGTTCCGTGTCGTCGACGACGACCTGCGGGAGGATGTCGACATCGACGTGACGGTGAACGGCGGCGGCTTCTCCGGGCAGGCGGACGCCGCCCGGACGGCCATCGCCCGCGGACTGGTCCAGCACCTGAGCGACGCGGAGCTTCGTGACGCGTTCATGAGCTTCGACCGGTCACTGTTGGTCAACGACGACCGCCAGTCCGAACCGAAGAAGTGGGGCGGCCCCGGCGCACGGGCCCGTTACCAGAAGTCGTACCGCTGA
- a CDS encoding 50S ribosomal protein L18e: MSSSKTNPRLQDLIAELKSVARETDAGIWRDVADRLEKPRATHAEVNLGRIDRYADAEGDETVIVPGKVLGSGVLTKDVTVAAVDFSGTAETKIDQVGDAVRLEEALSNNPEGSNVRVIR; the protein is encoded by the coding sequence ATGAGTAGCAGCAAGACCAATCCACGACTACAGGATCTCATCGCCGAGCTGAAGTCGGTCGCACGCGAGACCGACGCAGGCATCTGGCGTGACGTGGCAGACCGGCTGGAGAAGCCGCGGGCCACGCACGCGGAGGTCAACCTCGGTCGCATCGATCGGTACGCGGACGCGGAAGGCGACGAGACGGTGATCGTCCCGGGCAAGGTGCTCGGGTCGGGTGTCCTGACGAAGGATGTCACCGTCGCGGCCGTCGACTTCTCCGGCACCGCGGAGACGAAGATCGACCAGGTCGGCGACGCGGTCCGACTTGAGGAAGCGTTGTCGAACAACCCAGAGGGATCGAACGTGCGGGTGATCCGATGA
- a CDS encoding 30S ribosomal protein S13 → MSAEDHRDTPDEQEDDEDLQYFVRIGQTDLDGTKTVERSLTEMKGIGQRAARLVAETAEVDRTATFGRLDDEEIEGVVDVVENLDDHAPEWMVNRQKEFYTGETTHEVGSDLEEARRHDINRMKMIDSYRGVRHKRGQKVRGQRTKSTGRTEGTIGVNVEEIREEQEEEGDE, encoded by the coding sequence ATGAGTGCAGAAGACCACCGAGACACGCCAGACGAGCAGGAGGACGACGAGGACCTCCAGTACTTCGTCCGGATCGGCCAGACCGACCTGGACGGGACGAAGACCGTCGAGCGGAGTCTCACAGAGATGAAGGGTATCGGCCAGCGCGCGGCCCGACTCGTCGCCGAGACTGCCGAGGTCGACCGGACGGCGACGTTCGGTCGGCTCGACGACGAGGAGATCGAGGGTGTCGTCGACGTCGTCGAGAACTTAGACGACCACGCCCCCGAGTGGATGGTCAACCGGCAGAAGGAGTTCTACACCGGCGAGACCACCCACGAGGTCGGCTCCGACCTCGAAGAGGCCCGTCGCCACGACATCAACCGGATGAAGATGATCGACTCCTACCGCGGTGTCCGCCACAAGCGCGGGCAGAAGGTGCGCGGTCAGCGCACCAAGTCCACCGGACGGACGGAGGGCACGATCGGCGTCAACGTCGAGGAGATCCGCGAGGAGCAGGAAGAGGAGGGTGACGAATGA
- a CDS encoding phosphopyruvate hydratase, with product MTLVEAVSLRRVLDSRGNPTVEADVLTEAGGFGRAAAPSGASTGEYEAVERPPSEAIAAARQHAVPRLVGEVHAGDQREVDAALHAADGTDDFSEIGANSAVAISMAAAKAGADTIGLPLFQHLGGAFRGARASFPVPLGNVVGGGEHAAESTAIQEFLAAPVGAPSVTEAVFANAEVHATVADVLDERGLSAAKGDEGAWAPPVDDETAFEIVDEATDRVADARGFEIGFGLDVAAAELYDADDGVYRAGDTERTPEEQRDWIAGLADEYDLVYVEDPLDENDFEGFAALTEQVGDTLVCGDDLFVTNVDRLERGIETGAGDSILVKPNQIGTLTDAFDAVERAGRAGMAAVVSHRSGETEDTTIAHLAVATDAPFVKTGTVGGERTAKLNELIRIAEDAV from the coding sequence ATGACGCTCGTCGAGGCGGTCTCCCTGCGGCGCGTGCTCGACTCTCGGGGGAACCCGACAGTCGAGGCGGACGTGCTGACGGAGGCGGGCGGCTTCGGCCGCGCGGCGGCGCCGTCGGGCGCCTCCACCGGGGAGTACGAGGCGGTCGAGCGGCCGCCGTCGGAGGCGATCGCGGCGGCCCGCCAGCACGCGGTGCCGCGGCTCGTCGGCGAGGTTCACGCCGGCGACCAGCGCGAGGTCGACGCCGCCTTACACGCCGCAGACGGGACGGACGACTTCTCGGAGATCGGTGCCAACAGCGCGGTGGCGATCTCGATGGCGGCCGCGAAGGCGGGCGCCGACACGATCGGGCTCCCGTTGTTCCAACACCTCGGCGGCGCGTTCCGGGGGGCACGCGCCTCCTTCCCGGTGCCGCTGGGCAACGTCGTCGGCGGCGGCGAACACGCCGCCGAGTCGACGGCGATCCAGGAGTTCCTGGCGGCACCCGTCGGGGCGCCGTCGGTCACGGAGGCAGTGTTCGCCAACGCCGAGGTCCACGCGACCGTCGCGGACGTGTTAGACGAGCGTGGGCTGTCGGCGGCGAAAGGCGACGAGGGGGCCTGGGCGCCGCCGGTGGACGACGAGACGGCTTTCGAGATCGTCGACGAGGCGACCGACCGGGTGGCGGACGCGCGCGGGTTCGAGATCGGCTTCGGACTCGACGTGGCGGCCGCGGAGCTGTACGACGCCGACGACGGCGTCTACCGCGCCGGCGACACGGAGCGGACGCCCGAAGAGCAACGCGACTGGATCGCGGGGCTCGCAGACGAGTACGACCTGGTGTACGTGGAAGACCCCCTAGACGAGAACGACTTCGAGGGGTTCGCGGCGCTGACCGAGCAGGTCGGCGACACGCTGGTGTGTGGCGACGACCTGTTCGTGACGAACGTCGACCGACTCGAGCGCGGAATCGAGACGGGGGCGGGCGACAGCATCCTGGTGAAGCCCAACCAGATCGGAACGCTGACGGACGCGTTCGACGCCGTAGAGCGCGCCGGTCGCGCCGGGATGGCCGCCGTCGTCTCTCACCGCTCGGGCGAGACGGAAGACACCACGATCGCACACCTCGCCGTGGCGACCGACGCTCCGTTCGTGAAGACGGGGACGGTCGGGGGCGAGCGAACCGCCAAGCTGAACGAGCTGATCCGCATCGCGGAGGACGCCGTATGA
- a CDS encoding 30S ribosomal protein S11, producing the protein MSETQQDKWAVAHVFASFNNTLITITDVTGAETIVKSSGGSVVKQNRDEASPYAAMQMAEKVAEEAQAEGIEGVHVRVRGPGGNAQKSPGPGAQATIRALARAGLEIGRIEDVTPIPHDGTRAPKKNRL; encoded by the coding sequence ATGAGCGAGACACAGCAAGACAAGTGGGCGGTCGCCCACGTGTTCGCGTCGTTCAACAACACCCTGATCACGATCACGGACGTGACGGGCGCAGAGACCATCGTGAAGTCCTCGGGCGGCTCTGTGGTCAAGCAGAACCGCGACGAGGCGTCCCCGTACGCCGCCATGCAGATGGCGGAGAAGGTGGCCGAGGAGGCCCAGGCGGAGGGGATCGAGGGCGTCCACGTCCGCGTTCGTGGTCCGGGCGGCAACGCACAGAAGTCTCCGGGGCCGGGCGCACAGGCGACGATCCGTGCGCTGGCCCGTGCGGGGCTGGAGATCGGCCGTATCGAGGACGTGACACCGATCCCGCACGACGGGACGCGCGCCCCGAAGAAGAACCGACTCTGA
- the rpsB gene encoding 30S ribosomal protein S2 produces MSNSENTTDDPDADAETDAAAPETETEAQTEPAEPAETDVDTVDAADAGAAEPVDAAGAGDADDPEEEEEETGPRFDENVMPDDEADLLIPVEDYLSAGVHIGTQQKTKDMERFIHRVRDDGLYVLDVSQTDGRIRTAANFLAGYDPEQVLVTSSRQYGRFPAEKFADAIGARARTGRFIPGTLTNPQYEGYIEPDVLVVTDPIGDAQAVKEAITVGIPVIAMCDSNNQVSNVDLVVPTNNKGRRALSVVYWLLANETLDRRGAEPTYALEDFEADI; encoded by the coding sequence ATGAGCAACAGCGAGAACACGACAGACGACCCCGACGCCGACGCCGAGACGGACGCGGCGGCGCCGGAGACGGAGACGGAGGCACAGACCGAGCCGGCCGAGCCGGCCGAGACGGACGTCGACACCGTAGACGCCGCGGACGCGGGCGCCGCCGAGCCGGTGGACGCCGCCGGCGCCGGCGACGCCGACGACCCCGAGGAGGAAGAAGAAGAGACCGGCCCGCGTTTCGACGAGAACGTGATGCCGGACGACGAGGCCGACCTCCTCATCCCGGTGGAGGACTACCTCTCTGCGGGTGTCCACATCGGGACCCAGCAGAAGACCAAGGACATGGAGCGGTTCATCCACCGCGTCCGCGACGACGGGCTGTACGTCCTGGACGTGAGCCAGACGGACGGCCGCATCCGGACGGCGGCGAACTTCCTGGCGGGGTACGACCCCGAGCAGGTGTTGGTCACCTCCTCGCGCCAGTACGGTCGGTTCCCGGCCGAGAAGTTCGCAGACGCCATCGGTGCCCGCGCCCGGACCGGGCGGTTCATCCCGGGGACGCTGACGAACCCGCAGTACGAGGGGTACATCGAGCCGGACGTGTTGGTCGTCACCGACCCCATCGGCGACGCCCAGGCCGTCAAGGAGGCGATCACGGTCGGGATTCCGGTGATCGCCATGTGCGACTCCAACAACCAGGTGTCGAACGTGGACTTGGTCGTCCCGACGAACAACAAGGGGCGACGTGCGCTGTCGGTCGTCTACTGGCTGCTGGCCAACGAGACGCTGGACCGCCGCGGCGCGGAGCCGACGTACGCGCTGGAGGACTTCGAAGCGGACATCTGA